The stretch of DNA CACCCAAAACAGTAGCATGTTTAAAAGCACTCGacaacttactcgaccgagtaagctatgaccagaaaaccatagtattacaataTGTACCTATTATAAAAATTTCGAGTTGGCAAAATACGGATTTATATTAAAACAACGTAGTAGAAATTTTTTTAAAGATGACACAAATAGGCGTTGAACTACCCGTTTTTAGGCCTAAACCAACTTAAAGCCCGTATGTATTTGACCCGTAATTTACCCAACCTAAAATACACCAAACCCATATATTTTCTGTATTTATCCACCCCCTAACTCACCGTTTAACCCTTTGTTAAATCCAACGTTCTCTCATGTTCTTTAACTCAGACTCTCAATACACTATAATATTAGAATTTAGATCagagaaagaaataaaagaaaaatatattaatttaaaAAGGGGGGAGGGGGAGGAAATACACAGAGACGTAAACTTGTAAAGGAAAGTAATTGGGGCAAATTAAATAAAAGCGGTGGGGCCCACCATTGCTTATTTttgggggggaaaaacaaaaaaaatttgcaTATGATCACTTGACTTTATGAGAATGCTTTAAATGTTCTtgtattaataaagataagattgagGCAAATTAAATAAAAGCGGTGGGGCCCATCATTGCTTATTTTTTGGGGAAAAAAATTGCATATGATGACATGACTTCATGAGAATGCTTTAAATGTTCTTGTATTGATAAAGATAAGATTTCTATATTTGAGTCGGTGTATTTTGGCGGAATTTTTTTCCAGAATGCCTTGTTTTTTTAGTAGATAGGGATTAGTCTCTCGATAATCAATAAACCTATACTCTTGATTGTAATCTAGTATCATGAAGAGTAGGGATGTCAATGGGGCGGGTTTTGGCGGGTCTCACCCTGCACCCGTCCCACTTGGGGAGGGTGCGGGTAATGATTTGATGGGtcgtggggcggggatgggtttcAAAAGTGTCATTCATCACGGGTCGTGGGAGCGGGTGCGGGTATCACATGAGACCTGCCCCATACCCACCCCGCCTCACACCTGCTCCGTTCGCCCCACCCCGCATGTCCCCGCTCCGTTTATACCCGCCTTACTTATAAACCTAGACAAATTTATACTATATAAAAGTAAAATTTATAACTTAGATAAGAAGTCCAAACCGCGTTTTCATAAACCTAGACAAGTTCCATCTATTTCTTACCCACCCAAATACCCAACAACCTCCATTGAGCATGTGTTTCATTGCTTGTAAAACTATTTCGTGGTTTGAAAAACTTAACCACCTCCACTGAGCATGTGTTTCAGTAAACATATTTCGTGGTTTGAAAAACTTGTGTACTAGTTAATTGAATGATAGATCCTCTTGCGGAAACTTATTTTTATAAATTGTACGAGATTAGTACGTTTTAGATTCAAGattaatatttttaaaaattgttttGTGAGGAGATAGGTAATTTAACGTGTCAACGGGTTTCCGTGGGGGTGGGGATGGGTTTGAAAAGTTCAAGCCGCTACGGATCGAGGGGCGTTTGTGGGTTCCCATTATAGTTCACGGATGCGGGTGCAAGTTACCCCTCCTCCACACCCACCCCGCccccattgacatccctaatGAAGAGTTTAGATATATTCAAGATACCTGAAGAGTTTATTTTGTTATTATCTTTCCTATTGTTGATTAACAAAAAAGATACTCATATTATTCCGTTTCAGTAGTAAACCTAGGTTTAGGAAACTGTTTTCAAAACTCAGTTTATAGAAGCTTTACATAAAACTAAACACCCTTGAAAATTAATCAAATGGATTAATTTTTTTCTGGCTTTCTTGTAAAAAATTCCTTTTCTTCTTACAAAATTCTCACTTTTTCTTCTAATCTTTCTCTAAATCTCTTTCTTTGTGTGGGTGCGGTTGTTTCGATCTCTTTGGTGGTGTTTTTTCTTCTTTGGTTGTCAGTAATGGAGGTACAAGGAAAAGGTGGTTTGCAGGAATTGAACGACGAAATAGCAGTTAGTGAAAATGGTGGCAATGAGAACCAGGAGCAAGTAGAATTGGAGTGGATTGCGGATGGAGATGAGGAACAAGTCGACTCGCGGATGTGCGTGGTGGGGAGACTGTGAACTGATAGGCATGTCAACCTTAAGGCTCTCATTGATACCATGATCTCAACGTGGAAAACGAAGGGTGTGGTGGGCGAGGTGGTggaaaaacagaaaaaaataaTCAATTTCAAGTTTGATAATGAAGATGATAAAAGACGGGTCCTGGAGGAGCAACCCTGGCACTTTGAGCGACACGTTCTGGTTCTAGCAGATCTTGATGGTGATGCGATTCCTTCGGAGGTTCCCCTTTTCTTCTCACCTATTTGGGTACGTGTTTATGACTTGCCTATAATGGGTAGACAAAACCTGGAGAATGCCTGTAATATTGGGAATACAATAGGGTCGTTCGTGTCTGTGGATAATTCGGTGAATCCGACTATCAATAGGTCGATGAGGATTCGCGTGGTCATTGACGTCCGTAAACCCCTGATCGATTCTATATATATGAAGTTGAAAGGGGGAAAAAAGTGGCGGGTGAGGGTGTGTTATGAGAGCCTGCCCTTGTTCTGTTACATTTGCGGACAAATGGGGCACGGAGAAAAGGATTGTGGGATGAGGAAGGGTCCTATTGGGGAGGGTCGAAGGTATGGTGACTGGTTGAGGGCCTCACCATGGAAGGTTGCTCGGGCTTCGGATGGGAGGGATGGTAGTGTGACAAAATGTGCGAAGAAACTTATATTGGAggatgatgaggaggagaaggTGGAGGAGCGAGAGCTGAATAAGATGGTGGAATTGTTGCGGGGGGTTTCGTTGGTGGGTGGAAGGGGTGGAAACGATTGGGAGGAGAAGGGAATGGAAAATAGGGAAATGCTCATTGTGGAGGAGGGGGTGGATGCAGGAAATGAGGCGTGTTATGATACGAATTGTGTCCAAGGGAAGCTGTGTATGGTTCCTGCCAATGTGGAACGTAAATATGTGAAGGTGAAGCGTGGTGGTAAAGGTGGCAAGGTGGGAAATCTGCGGACAGGGGGTGAAGGGGATGGGGATGTGTACCCGGGGTTGGTAATTCAGGGGAAGAGGAAGAATAGGGAGGGTGGGTGTGAACAGGTGGAGGTCGAGGAGGCGTTAGATGGAAAGAGAATGAAAATGCTTGGGTGTTTATCTGATTTGAAAGTAGCGGAGGCTGACGGAGAGCAGCCCCGCGAACaacaatgaaaatcctaagctgGAACTGTCAAGGGTTGGGCAATCCCTTGACGGTTAGCACCCTCCGCGACTGGTGTTGGAGGGAGTGCCCAAACATTGTCTTCGTTATGGAGACAATGATTAGTGCTAGTAGGTTAGAAAAAATACGAAATAAGTGTGGTTATACGTCGGGTATTTGTGTTAGTAGTAATGGTCGATCAGGAGGTCTAGGTATTTGGTGGAAGGATTTAGATGTTCAGCTTATTTCTTATGACAATCATCACATAGCTTTGAAAGTTATGGGGATTAATGGGGCTGTTCTTTGGCGGGCAGTGGGTGTCTATGGGTGGCCGGCACTAGCAGACAAACATAAAACTTGGAGTATGATTAGAGCGCTGTGTAGTAATCACCACGACCCAATGATCCTCTTTGGGGACTTTAATGAAATCTTAAGTATGGAGGAGAAGGAGGGGGGTGTTGTGAGGGGTGAACGCCAAATGGACGCTTTCCGTGTTGCACTTGACGATTGTGCTTTGGATGATTTGGGGTTTAATGGGAATATCTACATGTGGCAGCGGGGGAGAGGGGATGGTACGTATATCAGAGAGCGGCTTGACCGTGCTGTTGCTTCCATGGAATGGTGTCGTTTGTTCCCTAGGGCAGTAGTCAGACACTTTCCTATCTTTTCGTCTGATCACTGCGCAATTCTTATTCATGAGCAAGAAGAAGGGGATAGACTTCGACGGGGAAAAGGATTTAGATTTGAATCCTTTTGGTTGTCTGACCCGGAGTGTGACGAGGTAGTGCAAGAGGCGTGGGCTTCTTTGGATGGTGCGAGTGTGTTGGAAAAAGTGAGCTGGAGTGCGAAAAAATTACAGGCTTGGGCTCGAATTAAATTCGGTAGTTTGAAGCGGGAGATCAGAGATAAGGAAGAAGAGTTGGCTCGATGGCAAAGAAGGCAGCCCTCCGCTGATATGTTACagcgatgtcgatcaattgtagAAGAACTTGAGGGGCTTAGATGTCGCGAGGAATCCTATTGGTATGCTAGGGCTCGAACTAATGAACTAAGGGATGGTGATAAGAATACCAAATATTTTCACCACAAAGCACAGCAGCGACGGAGGAAAAATAATATCCGTGGGATTGAGGATGCAAACGGCGTATGGCAAACTGATGGACAAAAGGTGGCGGACATAATGAGTGAATACTTTGATGGTCTGTTTACATCGAGCAACCCCGAGTCATCGAATGATGTTCTGAATTGCTTGGAAAGGGTGGTGTCCCCTGAAATTAATGCAATTTTAGATGCTCCCATTTGCGACGATGAGGTGAAAGCGGCTCTCTTTGATATGCACCCAAATAAGGCCCCAGGTCCGGACGGTATGCATGCGCTGTTTTATCAACGGTATTGGAGTGTGGTCGGGGGTGATGTATGTCGCATGGTGAAGGGATGGTGGGATGGAGGCGGTGACATGGACGAATTAAATAGTACATCAGTTGTACTTATTCCAAAATGTCAAAACCCACGGAAGGTAACGGAGTATCGGCCAATTAGCCTTTGTAATGTcttgtataaaattatttcgaaAACTATTGCAAATCGTCTGAAGGGTTTTCTTAATGATTTCATATCGGAGAATCAAAGTGCTTTTATTCCGGGCCGACTTATTACTGATAATGCGTTGGTGGCCTTTGAAATCTTCCACACTATGAAGCGGGGTGGGAAGGACGGAATGGTAATGTGGCGATTAAACTCGATATGAGTAAAGCTTATGATCGGGTTGAGTGGTCGTTCTTGGGTGACGTGATGAAGAAGATGGGCTTTTCTGAGGGGTGGTGTGGTCGGATTATGCGATGCCTTTCGACGGTCTCACAGTCGTTTTTGATTAATGGGCAGCTGGTAGGAGGGGTTAAACCGAGTCGGGGATTAAGGCAAGGGGATCCTATTTCGCCCTATCTTTTTCTTCTTTGTGCTGATTCTTTTTCTCGTATGCTCTGTACGGCGGCGGAGAGGAATCAAATTCATGGAATGCGGGTTTGTAGGGGGGCTCCTCGAATATCTCACTTATTCTTTGCTGATGATAGTATCCTTTTTATTAGAGCAAATACTGAGGAATGCTTGAAGGTAGCTAATATTATTAGCCAATATGAACAAGCATCGGGACAGAAGATTAATTTTGATAAATCGGAAGTGGTCTTTAGCAAGAAAGTGGGGATTCAACGAAGAGATTCGATTAAGGCGATGTTGGGGGTTCGAGAGGTAGATAAACATGAAAAATACTTAGGTCTTCCGACCATTATTGGAAGGTCAAAAAAAGTGGTTTTCAACTGTTTGAAGGAGCGTATATGGAAGAAGGTTAATGGCTGGAAAGAACGACTACTTTCGAGACCCGGGAAGGAGGTGTTAATCAAAGCGGTAGCCCAAGCTATCCCAACATATATGATGAGTCTTTTCTCGATTCCGGAGGGTATTATTGATGATATTCACTCGGTTCTAGCACGTTTCTGGTGGGGATCTTCGGATGCTCATCGAAAAATCCATTGGATGCGTTGGGAGCGTTTATGTGAACCAAAGGCGAGTGGGGGAATGGGTTTTCGTGActtacgtgttttcaatcaagCCTTGTTAGCGAAACAAGTATGGCGCCTGCTTGTTAAGCCCGAATCTCTTGCAGGGAAAGTGTTAAAGGCACGTTACTTCAAAAATGACACCATTCTCGAGGCGAGACGAGGATACGACCCGAGTTTTACATGGCGAAGCATGTGGGGTTCCAAATCGCTTTTGTTGGAGGGTTTAAAGTGGAGAGTGGGAAATGGTCAGTCCATTGGGATATGGGATGAGGCGTGGTTACCAGGTGATTCCGCGGGGATTGTACCTATGCCGAACATAAATGCTGACCCGGGTATGCGTGTTGCGGACCTTATTGATATAGAAGGGGCCTGCTGGAATATGGAAACAGTACGAGATGTTTTGACGGAAGCCGATGCGAGTTTGGTTCTTAAGCTACCGTTAAGTAGTAGACTACCTTCTGATGAAAGGTATTGGTGGCCATCGAAAGATGGATGTTATTCGGTCAAGTCAGGTTATTGGCTCGGAAGGAGGCCATGTATAAACCCGGCTGGTATTGGGCATAATGGCTTCTCTTGGAATGCTCTATGGGGCCTCAAAGTCCCCCCAAAACTCCTTCATTTTATATGGAGAATTTGTAGAAACACCTTACCTGTGAGGAAGGCTTTATTTAATCGCCATTGCTGTCCTACTCCAGTTTGTAACTTTTGCGACATGGACGAATGCTGTGAACATGCTATTTTTAAGTGCGCATGGACGAAGACACATTGGGAGGGAAGTGGTTTTTGGGATGTTATTGACATGGCCCCAAATGGTTCGTGTGAGGAGAGAATGGTGTGGATTATGCAGCAGCTTGGGGTGGGAGAGAGGGAGAGGTTCCTTGCAATGATGTGGGCTATGTGGACCATAAGGAATCAACGTCTTTTTGAGGAGGTGCCTGCTCCGCCTGAAGTCGTCTGTACGGGGTTCGTGAAGTTGGTAGCTGAGTACCAGGGATATGCTGACCGGGTATTTAGTAAACCGCTGGTGGTGACGGATGTGGGTGGTTGCTCGTGGATTCCCCCTGATGCCGGGTTCATAAAGATAAATGTGGATGCTCATGTTGCTGGTTGTGGCGTGGTTGGACTGGGTGTGGTTGCTAGGGATATGGCTGGCCATGTTGTGGGGATGGGGTGTAGGCGTGTAGAGGCAGATTGGGATGTGGATGTGGCGGAGGCACGGGCTGCTAACTTTGGGCTGGAAGTAGCGAACCACTTGGGTTTTCAGAATATTATCCTCGAAAGTGATGCGCTCAAGGTAGTGTTGGCTGTGAAGAACAAAGTCGTGGTGAGATCTCCCTTTGGACTCTGTGTGAATGATGTCCTCTTTAGTTTAAGTACCTTTCCGTCTAGTAAGTTTATTCATGTGAAACGTGGGGGTAATACAGTGTCACATTGTATTGCAAGGATGACTGAGTTTGAGGGATGTGAGTTAATCCTTGTAAATGACTTTCCGCAAGTTGTGATTACGCTTGCGGAAATTGATTTAATATAATATCGGCCCTAtgtttctttcaaaaaaaaaatcaaatctccAACTTTTTCCCACATATTTCACTGTTTTTTCTGTTTATTCATCTGATCAAATCTCCAACCTTAGGgcacacacgttagaaaaaccgataAAAAAAATACCGAAATATGTCGGACAATATGATTAGAGTTAATGCTCAATTAAGAAAAGTTCCTTCACCTGATGAATGGGAGAATGCTACTGAGATCTCTCTAATGGACAACCAATTCTCAACCCTTCCTAACAACCCGAATTGCCCGAATTTGGTATCGTTATTCCTTCAGAGAAACCCGAACTTAAGGGTAATACCTTCGTCGTTTTTCGATTCCATGTTAAATCTCACAAATCTCGATTTGTCGAAAACCAGAATAAggacattacctaagtctttatTTAAGCTTAAACGCCTTCAAGTACTGGTTATACGCGACTGTGAACACTTGATGACGCTTCCTTCGGAAATTGGACTACTTACGACTCTTGAAGTTCTCGATCTTCAAGGCACTGAACTGTTAAACTTGCCTGATACAGTTACTGAACTGTCAAAGTTAAAAAGCCTTAAAGTTTCATTTTTTGGACCCAGAAATCAAAGCAAGCGTAATAATCTTCCAAGAAAGTTGATGAAAGACGGATTAATTTCGAGTTTTCCTTTACTTGAAGAGCTTGGCTTGTTTCTACATCCTGATGATCGACGTTGGATAGTTAGTGCATCAGACATTACCAGAGAGGTGACTCGGCTGATGTTATTATCTGCCATCTATTTCCGCTTCCCTGAATTGGAAAATCTTGATTATTTTCTGCAAGGTAGCCGCGCTTGGAAAAATGATGTTGTTAAGAATTTCAATTTCATTGTCGGGACTGATATCAAGCGCGTTGTACCTCTTGTTACCAGAGACGTAGAATTACTGCACATTAGCTCTGAGCGGTGTTTGAGGTTTGTTAATGGTGAAACTATTCCTCGAGGAGTAGTGGAGGTACTCAAACGAGCTAATTCGTTTTACTTGGAACATCACATTGGCATGTGTTATTTATCAAAATTCGGAATTGATAACATGGATGAATTGAGACTTTGCATACTGAGCGATTGTCCCAAGGCTCGAGCAATCATACATCACGCAGATGACCGACAAGTTATCCTTCCATCTTTGGAATATTTGAGTCTCAACAGTTTATGGAACCTAAAGTCGATTGTCGTTGGTTCTGTTTGTGAAGGAAGCTTTGGTGCGCTAAGATGTCTGACAGTGCGCACATGTCGGAAATTGAGCTTTGTTTTTACTTGTTCCATGGTGAGAAATCTTGTGAACCTGGAGGAGTTGGTGATTATGGATTGTGAATCGTTGAAGTACATTGTTATTCAGGACGATATGATCAATGGA from Silene latifolia isolate original U9 population chromosome 10, ASM4854445v1, whole genome shotgun sequence encodes:
- the LOC141608454 gene encoding disease resistance protein At4g27190-like, with protein sequence MSDNMIRVNAQLRKVPSPDEWENATEISLMDNQFSTLPNNPNCPNLVSLFLQRNPNLRVIPSSFFDSMLNLTNLDLSKTRIRTLPKSLFKLKRLQVLVIRDCEHLMTLPSEIGLLTTLEVLDLQGTELLNLPDTVTELSKLKSLKVSFFGPRNQSKRNNLPRKLMKDGLISSFPLLEELGLFLHPDDRRWIVSASDITREVTRLMLLSAIYFRFPELENLDYFLQGSRAWKNDVVKNFNFIVGTDIKRVVPLVTRDVELLHISSERCLRFVNGETIPRGVVEVLKRANSFYLEHHIGMCYLSKFGIDNMDELRLCILSDCPKARAIIHHADDRQVILPSLEYLSLNSLWNLKSIVVGSVCEGSFGALRCLTVRTCRKLSFVFTCSMVRNLVNLEELVIMDCESLKYIVIQDDMINGYGDITAVNVGEFVVLPCLKVVKLHYLPNLVGIGINAWPNVEYMSFYNCPKLKKVDMTADDAVNVKEIAAEKAWWESVEWSEPALPERLDRVFTQIQHGDF